The region taataataataataataataataataatataataataaataatactaAAACAAATGATTACTGCTCATACTGACAATGGTGGTATACTCTAaatatcttcttcctctcgtgATGTGAGCTATGGCTTATCCAAACTGAACAAGGAGCAAGGAAGCGGCAAAGGATCAGTCAAAGAAGGAGCAAATGAAAacctaaaggaaaaaataaataaaggatgaaGATAAGACTTGAAGacagaacgaataaaagacaaaagaGGAATGGACAGTAGGCTAGGGAAGGCCTTTTACCGTCCTGTAGGAGGAAGGTAGCCAGAGGTAACTGAGCCTCCACCTGACGAACCAGTAAATGACCCACCACCGAAGTAACCTTTTCCAGTACCACTTAACGAACCGCCTTTCGAAACACCGAACGAACCACTCGAATGGCCTCCACCAGTGCCAGCGTTTGAACCTCCAAATGAACCACCTGTATGACCTCCTGCAAACGAACTGCCTTTTGAACCACTGAACGATCCACCAAGTGAACCACCATTTGAGTAGCCACCTCCAGAACCACTAAATGAACTTCCTTTCGAACCACCGACCGTACCGCCTGTGTTACCTCCACCAAATGGACCACTGTTTGCGTAACCACCTCCAGAACCACCCAAAGAAACGCCTCTCGAACCATCAAACGAACCGCCTGTCTGACCACCGATTGAGCCGCCATTTGAACCACCTAACGAACTGCCGAATGAACTCCCCTGTGAATAACCTCGACCAGACCCGCCAAGTGAACCAGTTGATTGACCAAACGATCCACCTTtagaaccccccaaaaaagaaccACCTGAATGACTGCCTCCAAAAGAACCGACATTTGAGCCACCGAATGAACCACTCGCAAGAACACCGCCAGAATTTCCACCGAACGACCCGCTATATGAACCATCTGATGAACCAAACGAACCAGAAGAACCACTTGAGTAGCCGCCGCCAGAACCTCCGAATGAACCACCTGAACCTCCAATTGAACCACCTTTAGAACCACCAAACGAACCACCAAACGAACCACCTCTAGAGCCATCGAAAGAACCACCATCGAATCCTCCAAATGAACCAGAAACGTTCCTCCAGAAACTGCATTGATGATCCTCCAATGTGAACCACCAGAAGACTGGACGCTTCCTGAACCCACCATCTGGATCCATTGTTGAATCCACCTTTTCGAGCCTGACTCTACCATTTAAAGCCACCTGAATGAAACCACACCTTACTGAACCAGTTGAGTATCTGCCACCAGAGTTGCCTGTCACTAAACCAGCTCCACTTTGTCCAAAtgaacctcctccttttccactaaatcctcctcctcctcctcctcctctaacgaaACCTCCCGATGAGAAGCCTCCGGACGAACCACCGAATGAACCGATGGATGAGCCGCCAGAAtacccacctccacctcta is a window of Eriocheir sinensis breed Jianghai 21 unplaced genomic scaffold, ASM2467909v1 Scaffold292, whole genome shotgun sequence DNA encoding:
- the LOC126991502 gene encoding keratin, type I cytoskeletal 9-like, which codes for MDPDGGFRKRPVFWWFTLEDHQCSFWRNVSGSFGGFDGGSFDGSRGGSFGGSFGGSKGGSIGGSGGSFGGSGGGYSSGSSGSFGSSDGSYSGSFGGNSGGVLASGSFGGSNVGSFGGSHSGGSFLGGSKGGSFGQSTGSLGGSGRGYSQGSSFGSSLGGSNGGSIGGQTGGSFDGSRGVSLGGSGGGYANSGPFGGGNTGGTVGGSKGSSFSGSGGGYSNGGSLGGSFSGSKGSSFAGGHTGGSFGGSNAGTGGGHSSGSFGVSKGGSLSGTGKGYFGGGSFTGSSGGGSVTSGYLPPTGR